Below is a genomic region from Candidatus Dependentiae bacterium.
GGTAATCTTTAAAATTCATATTGCGATCTGTTAAATTGCCATATCTTCTGACATAGCCTATGTGTCCAACCACATCAAAATCATTAAATTCAGAAACAGATTTATAAATTTCTTGAAGATAGTTTGAATAAATTTCTTGATTGTTTTTATTTTCGTAATATTTTCCGTTTGAGATAAATTCTTTTTGAACTGAATGAATCGATGCAATTACAAAATCAAAATTATTTTTTTGTATAATTTTTATGAGATCATCTTTAATGTGTGGCTGAAAACCAATTTCTACGCCTTCTAAGATTTTTAACTTATTTTTAAATTTGTGCTCTATATTTTCAATATCTTGTTTGCGTTTTGCAAAATCCGGGTTGAATATATAACTTGATCCAATTAAATCGATTTCGTAGTGATCTGTAAAAATTATTCCTGACAAATTATTTTTTGCAGCTGTATTGCAAGCGTTAGCTATTTTTGCGGTACTATCCGGAGAATAAGTTGAATGAGTGTGACAATCAAACATTTTTAAATCCCCAATTATTAAAACTTTTTTATACAAAATAATTCTAATACTTTTGAAAATTAAATTAAATATTTTTATTTAATTTTTTTTATATTCGAATGTGTTTGTAAATTCGCTTATGCTTGTAATCTTAAATCCAAAATGTTCATAAATATTTCGAGCTTTTGTATTCCAGTATACTGCATCTAAAAATATTGATTCTAATTTGGGAAATATATCTAAAATTGAAAATATTAGGTGTTTTGCCAGCCCCTGACTTTGAGCTTTGGGTTTTATTGCAAGCATAGATAGATAAACTCTTTGATTCGGTTTTGGTGAAAAAACTGAAAAACCTAAATATTCATCATTTTCATTTTTTACTAAAATTAAATATACAGGATCAATTTCTATGCACATGTTGTTATCTAAAAATTTTTTTGCTAATTCTATTTGATTATTAAGTTTTTCCAATTAGTTATTTATTCTTAATTCTTTATCATTAGAGTTGGCTATTTCAAGTTCATAAGATAGATCTAAATCTAGTCCTTCAACGATATAATTTTTCATTTTATTTATAAGATTTTTATCTTTGCTTAAAAGACAGTTATGAAATTCGTCTGCGAATGCTTCAGCTTGAATTGGGGCTAAAATTTCATATGAATTAATAAAGTCATATGATGAGCCGTTAATTTCATAAAATTCCATTATTTTTGTATTATTTTGCTTGTCTTTTATTTCCCAAACTTTATTTGGTTCAATATTGAGCGCAAATAGATTTAATTTAGTGAAAAATACAACAAAAAGTACTATTTTTTTAAAAATTTTATTAAAAAACATAAAAAACCCCAAAAATTATTTAAAACAACCATTTTTATTAGTTTAACAGATTGTTTTATTTAATAAAAACGCTTAAATTTGCATTTTTCTCATTTTTTAATAATCAAATTTTTTACTTCGCATTTTTTTAATTTCACCATGCTGTTTTTTAGATTTAAGTCTTTTTTCTATAGCACTTTTTGGAATTTTTGTTTTCATGCGTTGCTTTGGGACATAAAGTGCTTTTTTAATTTCAAATGCAAGTCTTAATAGTGCATTTTCTTTATTTTGAATTTGGCTTCTTGTTTCGCTATTACTAATTACAAGATCGCCATCAAACGTTAATTTATTTTGTAAATTTTTAAGTAACAGTTCTTTTTGCTCTTCAGTTAAAGAATTACTATTTTTAGGGTTCCAGCGTACTGTAATTCTTGTTTCGGTTTTATTTACATGCTGTCCTCCGGCGCCGCCGGATTTACTCGAACTTATATCAAGTTCATGCTCTGGAATTGTTATTCCGTTTTTAATAAATAAATTATCACTCATATATTCTCCAATATTTATTTAATTTACATGTTTATTATTTTTTGTTGTTAAGTTCAAGATATTTAAATTCTTTACATAAAAGTTTTTAATTTGATACGGTTTATTCTAATTTAAACTAAATTTTATTTAAATAGTGGAGATTTAGTATCTATGAATGAAAAACTTTTAAAATTTGCAACAATGGAAATTACAAATATATTTTCAATTCTTAATTCGTCTAAAGATGGATTATCAGAGCGTGAAGCAAAAAAACGTTTTTATAAATATGGCCCAAATATTTTAGTAGATAAACAAAAATTCAATATTTTTTTTGAATTTATTTCTCATTTTGTAAACCCTTTAATAATAATTCTTTTTATTGCTGCCGGCATATCTTTTTTTTTAGGAAATATTACAGATGCAATAATTATAATATGCATGATATTTTTAGGTATAATTCTTGATTTTTTTCAAGAATATAGTGCCGACAAAGTTGTTAAAAAACTTATTGAATCGGTTCAAACAACAACTTTGGTTGCAAGAAACGGTAAGCAAGTTGAGATTCCGGTTGCAAGTGTTGTTGTGGGTGATATCGTTTTTTTAAGTTCCGGAGATATGGTTCCCGCAGATGCAAGAATAATTGAAACCAA
It encodes:
- a CDS encoding histidinol-phosphatase HisJ family protein is translated as MFDCHTHSTYSPDSTAKIANACNTAAKNNLSGIIFTDHYEIDLIGSSYIFNPDFAKRKQDIENIEHKFKNKLKILEGVEIGFQPHIKDDLIKIIQKNNFDFVIASIHSVQKEFISNGKYYENKNNQEIYSNYLQEIYKSVSEFNDFDVVGHIGYVRRYGNLTDRNMNFKDYPEIINAILKEVIKKNKGIEINSSGYRDILQTPIPNYDIVTEYKKLGGEIITLGSDSHSHKTIGHSFEIVKNRLKDLGFKYIAHFEKREPKFTKII
- a CDS encoding GNAT family N-acetyltransferase, with the translated sequence MEKLNNQIELAKKFLDNNMCIEIDPVYLILVKNENDEYLGFSVFSPKPNQRVYLSMLAIKPKAQSQGLAKHLIFSILDIFPKLESIFLDAVYWNTKARNIYEHFGFKITSISEFTNTFEYKKN
- the arfB gene encoding aminoacyl-tRNA hydrolase produces the protein MSDNLFIKNGITIPEHELDISSSKSGGAGGQHVNKTETRITVRWNPKNSNSLTEEQKELLLKNLQNKLTFDGDLVISNSETRSQIQNKENALLRLAFEIKKALYVPKQRMKTKIPKSAIEKRLKSKKQHGEIKKMRSKKFDY